AGCACTGGATAAATCCCCTCAAATACCGCTTTTGCCAGTTCCACACTGGAATCAGAACCAATTTTATGCCCTCCAATTTCGCTGGAAGAACATCCAACCACCAAAATTTCCTGTGGTTTTAATTTTGCAATCTCCAGCAGTTCTTCTACCGCCTGACGGGCCTGGTTTTTAATTTCTTCTAACATAAAAATCCCTCCTATTCTTCATACCTTTGTTTGATGTATCCGGAATATCTTCTGGTTAACTCCTGTTCAATGGGGATAATCAGACGCATCCCCTGCTCTCTATTATCCGCAGAAGCGGTAATGCGGATTAGAGTACCATCATCCTTTGCGTATGTAGCAACAGTAGGATTGGTTAAATCCAACAGAGCAGAAATGGAGTCTGCCACTGGTGCTTCCCCTACTATTTCTGGTGGAGCTTCCTGCATACTCTTTAATTTCAAATTGACCGAAACAAATACCCGATTACTACGGGAATTTAAATATTGATGGCAACACAGTTCAAACATCGGCTGCATTTCACTTGGAGGTCCAGGAAGCAGTACAATTGTCTTGCGATTTCGTTCGATAATACAGCCCGGTGCGGTCCCAACATCATTATACAACGGAATACAGCCAGTTGGCAAATAAGCCTGTTTGGCGATGCTATCCGTCATTGCAATGTGCAGCTGCCCAATCTTTTCCTCAATCCAATGGTAAGCCTTTTGATCTTTTACCAAAGTTTTTCCGAAATACTCTGCGGCAACCTCTTTGGTCAAATCATCTTTGGTAGGCCCTAGCCCTCCGCACATCACCACCAGGTCAGCCCTGGTAAAAGCAATCTCTAAAGCCGAACGTAAACGCTGCCGGTTATCCCCCACCACCGTTTGGTAATAGACATCAATCCCTAGATGCGCCAATTTTTTAGCTAAATACTGGGCATTCGTATTACAAATATTTCCCAACAAAAGCTCTGTTCCTACACATAAAATTTCTGCCACCATCGCAATATCCTCCTTTATGAATTTGCATACTGGCTATTATATAATTCATAATAAAAGCCTTTTTTCTCTAATAATTGGGTATGGGTTCCCTGTTCCACAATATTCCCCTGATTCATCACAAGAATTTGGTCTGCATTCACAATCGTGGATAACCTATGGGCGATAACAAAACTGGTCCGCCCCTCCATCAATTTTAAAAAGGCTTTCTGAATCCGTATTTCCGTTAAAGTGTCAATTGAACTGGTAGCCTCATCCAGAATTAGCATTTCTGGGTCTGCCAACATTGCCCTAGCAATGGTGAGCAGCTGCCGCTGCCCTTGTGAGAGCTGCCCCCCTTCTTGGGAAACTACCGTATCATATCCATATTTTAAGCGGGTGATAAATCCATGGGCATGAGCGGCCTTTGCCGCCTGTTCTATTTCTTCTTGGGTAGCGTCCGGTTTTCCATAAGTCAAGTTTTCCCGGATGCTTCCACCCATCAGCCAGGTATCCTGTAACACCATGCCAAAACTTTGGCGAAGGCTGTCCCGAGTAATTCGGCGGGTATCAATTCCATCAATCAAAATCGCCCCATCCGTCACTTCATAGAACCGCATTAACAGATTAACTAGTGTGGTCTTTCCACAACCTGTTGGTCCAACAATGGCGATTGTCTGACCCGGCTTTGCCTCAAAACAAAAATCCTGAATTAATTTCTGGTCTGAACGATAAGAAAAAGAAACATGGTCAAAACAAACATGACCCTTGCAGTCATGTAACTCCATGGCATCTGGGATATCTGATGTTTGCGGTGGAGCATCAATCACCGCAAAAATGCGTTCCAACGAAGCGAAAGCCGTTTGTAGTTGAGCGGTAATGCCGGAAATCTCGTTAAAAGGTTTGGCGAATTGGGCGGAATAAATCAAAAAACTGGAGATAATTCCAACAGAAACCCCCTGCGTAACAGCGATTATCCCCCCTGCAATACCTACAGCAATATAACAGATATTATTCACAAATCGGGTACTTGGGTTTACCATTGCGGAAGCGAACATAGCATGGGTAGCTGTTTTCCGTAGGCGGTCGGAAATATTGTTAAATTCTTCGCACTCCAGCCCTTCCCTACCAAACGCTTTGACAATCTTCTGATTACCTACAATCTCAGCGGCAAACGAAGATAATTCCCCAACCGACTGTTGCTGTCTGGTAAAGGTTTTCTGGCTAAACTTTGTAATAAAATATGCCACAATCAGGCAAATCGGCGTCAACACCAAAATGGTAACAGTAATTGTCACGTTCAGATAAAACATAAACGCCACTGCAGAAATCAGGGTAACAATTCCAGAAAACGCGTTGGTGATGGATACTGCCATAGCATCGCTGACACTATCTAAATCATTGGTAAAACGGCTAATAATATCCCCATGGGGATGGTTGTCGTAATAAGAAAGTGGCTGCAAATTTAAATTGTGGAAGGTATCCCGTCGCATATCCCGCACCACAAGGTAGGACACTTTATTGGCATAGCGGGAGATAAACCACTGGAACAAGGAGGAGATCACATAGATGGCCCCCAATCCAATCAGAATTTGAATCAGACCTGGAAAATCCACTGCGCCTGGACCATGGATGTAGTCAATGGCAACCCCATTCAGATAGGTAGCAGCCACTACGCCCAAGCTGCTAACCAAGGCACAAACCAACGCAAGCAGGATTTGAAACCAGTATTTTTTGGCGTATCCAAGCAAACGGCGAAAATTTTTCATCTTGTCCCTCCTCACTTGCTTTGAGATTGATAAATTTCTTGATAGGTTTCACAGGTTTGTAACAATTCCTCATGCTTCCCGTGTCCAACCAATTTTCCATCATCCAGCACCAGAATATGGTCCGCCAGAGTGACGGAACTGATCCGCTGGGAAACGATGATAATTGTCCCATTTTTCAGATATTCCCTTAAAGAGCGGCGCAGCTTCAGATCTGTCTGATAATCCAACGCACTCAAACTGTCGTCTAAAATTAACAAATCTGGCTTCCGAACTAATGCTCGGGCAATGGACAGCCGCTGCTGTTGTCCACCGGAAAAATTCTTACCACCCTCATGAATTTGGGAATGGATTCCCTTATTCAATGTCTTTACAAAATCATATGCTTGCGCAGCCTTCAGCGCCTCTATGATCTCCTGTTCTGTTGCATCCTCTTTTCCCCAACGAATATTGTCCGCAATGCTACCGGAGAATAGCACTGTCTTTTGGGGAACAATTGTGATTTTGGAGCGCAGATAATCCTGTGCTAACTGCTTCACTGGTTTGCCTCCAAACCTTACTTCCCCTTGGTTTACATCGTAAAACCGTGGAATCAAATTAATCAAGGTGGATTTCCCGCTTCCTGTGGTTCCCACAACCCCAAGGATATTTCCTACTGGCAAGGTAAATGAGATGTCCTCCAACACTTCTTTTTGGTTATACCCAAAGGAAACATGGTCAAACTCTACGAAAGGAGCGGTTGGATCTAGTTCCCTTTCCGCCTGTTGGTCTTTTACCGAAACATCACAAGTCAATACTTCATTGATTCGGTTGGCAGAAGCAGATGCTTTGGTAAACAACACTACCAAGTTTGCCACGATAATCAGTGCCATCAAAATTTGGGTGACATAGTTGATCAAAGCCACAATACTTCCCTGGGTTAAATTACCCGCATTTACGCTGATACCCCCAAAATAAAGCAGCACAATAATGCCAGCATTCATTACCACTGAGGTAATCGGGTTCATCAAAGCGGAAAGATTGGTAACATGGATATTCGCCCTAGCCAACTGTTCGGTTGCTTCGTCCATCCGTTCCCGTTCTTTTTCATGGCGGGCAAAAGCCCGGATTACCCTTACACCGCTTAAATTTTCCCGCAGAACCTGCCCTAACCGGTCCAATTTGCGTTGGGCGTTTTGATAAAGTGGAACCGTCTTTTTCATGATAACTACCAACACCAATACAAAGATAGGAATCAGCACCACAAACACCAGTGAAAGCTGTGGGTCAATATAAATCGACATCACCAGTGCGCCAACACACAAAAAAGGTGCCCTACTAACCAAACGGATCAAATAGGCAACTGCCATTACAACCTGGTTTACATCGTTGGTCAAACGGTTAATCAAAGTGGCGTTTCCAAATTGGTCCAGCTCCTGATAAGAAAGTTGGGATATTTTCTGGATCAATTCCCGGCGGATATCATTGCCAACGTTCTGGCAGGTAACAGACGCAAAATATTGGCATAACGTTGCCGAGCCAAGCCCTACAATAATAACACCCAGCATCAGTATCCCAGTTTTCCAAATATAAGGAATATCCATATTGTGTATCCCCACATCAATAATCCTCGCCATCAGCAAAGGTAGCAATAGTTCCAATATTGCTTCTACCAGTTTTGCAACAGACCCGATAATTGTCTGTTTTAAATAGGGGCGCAAAAATCTTTTTAGTTGAAACAAAACGAAATCACTCCAATTTTCCGATGATATTTCTCCCTTGTGACACTGTCCTATCAAACAGTTGCGTGGTATAATATTTATATAAATGATTAAACAAATTAAATTTCATCTTTATTTTATCGTTTGTTACTTGGCAGAAAATTATGCCAGGAAAGACGGTTTTTATTATACTAAAAATTTATGAATATTTTGTAAATACTTTATTGATTTATTTGACTAAAGCGCTAAAGCGTTGTATGATAGTAATTGTTAAGTAACGGAAAAACATATTGGAAGGTGGTATAAAATGGAATTCACACTGGATACCTTGAAAAAAGACGAACAGGTGTCTTTGAGTTTACGCAAACTGTATGAGCAGTTTGGCTATAAAAAATATAAAGTAAGCAAATTTGAAGCATATGAGCTTTACCTAGAAAACAAAAATTTTTTAAAAAGTGAGCAGATCATTACTTTTAATGACCTGGATGGAAAGTTGCTGGCATTAAAACCTGATGTGACACTGTCCATTATTAAAAACACCAACGCCAACCGTGAACAGACAGAAAAACTTTATTATATCGAAAACGTTTACCGTTTGTCCCGCCAAAATCATGAATATAAAGAGATTAACCAGATGGGATTGGAATACATAGGAGATGTTGACCTGTATGCCACGTTGGAAGTAATCCAACTGGCAATGGATAGCTTAACAGCGATTGATCCCAACTGTATTTTAGATATTTCCCATATGGGGTTTGTTTCCGGGTTATTTGATAGTCTCTCGGTCGAACACAGTGTAAAAATGCAACTGTTGGGTTGCCTCCGCTCCAAAAATCTGCACGACCTGAAACGAATTGTGGAGCAGGAACATATTTCTGATTTTTATCGGGATAAGCTGGAAAAAATTGCTGCTTTGGACGGGGAATTTGAATCCACCCTACAAGCGGCACAGGAATTGGTCATCAATGACAACATGCAGGATGCGGTAAATGAGCTTAAAGCCATTTATCAAATCATTTCCCAAAACCAACTTGCTCAACATATCCGGCTGGACTTTTCCATCATCCAAGATATCGATTACTACAACGGGATTATCTTCCAAGGATATGTACAAAAATCCCCAAGCGCAGTGCTTTCTGGCGGCAGGTATGATAACCTGCTAAAAAAATTCAACCGTGATGCAGGTGCCATCGGATTTGCGCTTTATCTAGATGAATTAAGCAGATATTACCCCGTTGCTATGGATTACGATGTGGATACCTTTGTTTTGTACCAAAATGATGCCGATTGCAATATACTCTCTCAGCAGATCAACAAGCTAGTTTCCTCTGGGGAACGGGTTCGGGCTGGAAAGCAGATTCCTGCTGACCTGCGTTATAAAAAACTGATGAAAATAAATGGAGATATTTTGGAGGAGGTGGATAGCCGTGCTTAATATCGCATTGCCAAAAGGACGTTTGGGGGATAAAGTTTACGAACTGTTCTCCAAAATCGGATACGACTGTAAATCCATCTATGAGGATAATCGGAAACTTATTTTTGAAAACCCGGAAAATGGTGTCCGCTATTTCCTGGTAAAACCCAGCGATGTTGCCATTTATGTCGAACATGGCGCCGCTGATGTTGGGGTTGTGGGTAAGGATATCCTGCTGGAAAGCGAACCGGATATCTACGAATTATTGGACTTGAACCTGGGAAAATGCCGGGTAGCTGTTGCAGCGAAAACAGATTATATTGAAGACACCGATAGGACGCTGCGGGTGGCAACAAAATTTGTTAACATCGCCAAACAGTATTATGCTTCCCTGAACAGAGAAATTGAAATCATCAAACTAAATGGTTCTATTGAACTGGCTCCGATTTTAGGGCTGTCCGATGTAATCGTGGACATTGTGGAAACCGGTACCACATTAAAGGAAAACAATTTGAAGGTATATAACGACATTGTTCCTATCAGTGCCCGTTTTATCGCAAACAAGTCCAGTTTTAAATTTAAAAACGACACAATTGAGCAAATGTTATCCAAACTGACGGGGGAATTGAACCAATGATAAAACTGTTTTATTCCAATGAAATGAAAGAATCCGATATTTTAAACCGGGAAATCCAAAATAACGACGAAGTGGAAGACATTGTAGCGGACATCATTAATGATGTCCGTGCCAATGGCGATCAGGCACTATTGGATTACTGCAAAAAATTTGACCATGCTGATTTAGATTCCTTGGAAGCATCCCAGGAAGAAATCGATGACGCCTACAATAGCATTGACCCTGAGTTTATCCAAACACTGAAGATGGCTCGGGACAATATTGAGGTGTTCCACCGCCAGCAGGTGCGTAAAAACTTTGTGATCAACGACAAGGAAGGTATTGTATTGGGACAAAAGGTAACTCCAATCGAAAAGGTTGGCTTGTATGTCCCAGGGGGAACAGCAAGCTATCCTTCTTCCGTATTGATGAATGCTGTCCCCGCTAAAATCGCAGGGGTGAAAGAGATTGTCATGACCACTCCTCCCAACCCAGACGGCAGTTTACCACAAGCGATTTTAGCCGCCGCAAAAGTAGCCGGTGTTACCCGCATTATCAAATCCGGTGGAGCACAGGCGGTGGCTGCATTGGCATACGGCACTGAAACCGTGCCAAAAGTGGATAAAATTGTAGGACCTGGCAACATTTTTGTAGCTACTGCAAAACGCCGAGTATATGGTATTGTGGATATTGACATGATTGCTGGTCCAAGTGAAATTCTAGTAATCGCAGACGGAAGCTGCAACCCGTCCTATGTAGCGGCGGATTTGCTCTCTCAGGCGGAACACGATAAACTGGCAACCGCTGTGCTGATTACAGACAGCAAAGTTTTGGCGGAAAAGGTACAACAGGAGTTGGAAGTACAGATTCCGCAACTGCTACGCAGTGAAATCGCACGGACTTCCATTGAACAAAACGGGAAAATTATTGTGGCCGATTCTATCCAGCAAGCAGTGGAAATCAGCAACCGTATTGCACCAGAACATCTGGAAATCTGTGTGGATGATCCATTTGCTGTACTAAATTCCATCCAAAATGCTGGCTCCATCTTCTTAGGGAAAAATGTTCCAGAAGCGTTGGGAGACTATTTCGCAGGGCCAAACCACACCCTCCCCACCAGTGGTACAGCCAGGTTTTCCTCTCCATTGTCAGTAGATGATTTTGTAAAAAAATCCTCTTTTATCTATTACACCAAAGACGCCCTTTCCCAAGTACAGGAACGGGTTGTGGATTTTGCCACCAGGGAAGGTCTTACAGGCCATGCAAAATCTGTATCCATCCGGTTTGAATCCTAGCTGATTGGAGTGATTGTTATGAGCCGGTTTTTAAGCCAGCGTTTTTCTCAAATAAAACCATATGTCCCTGGGGAACAACCCCAAGATACTGAATATATTAAACTGAACACCAATGAGTCCCCCTATCCTCCTTCTCCCCGTGTATTGCAGGTAGTTAACCAGAAAGAGGTGGAGAAATTAAGGCTGTATTCTGATCCAGAAGTAAAACAACTGATTCAGCAAATCGCTGATTTTTACCAGGTATCCACCGACCAGGTATTTGTAGGAAATGGTTCGGACGAGGTGTTGGCGTTTAGCTTTATGGCGTTCTGCGACCAGCAACAGCAAATTTGTTATCCCGATATTACCTATGGCTTTTATCAGGTATTCTGCCAGCTATTCGGATTGCAGCAAAACCCCATCCCTTTAAAACAGGATTTTACCGTGGATTATCAGGACTACTGCGATTGTGGGAAAAACATCGTAATCGCCAATCCCAATGCCCCAACCGGCTTGTCCTTATCATTAGAGGAGATCGAACAGATCCTGAAAACCAATCCAGACCATCTGGTGATGATTGACGAGGCATATGTGGATTTTGGCGGGACAACCTGCATCCCATTGTTAAAACAGTATTCCAATTTAATGGTAATCCAGACATTCTCCAAGTCCAGGAGCCTGGCCGGTGCCCGCCTTGGGTTCGCCATCTCCTCCCCTGAGATTATCCAGGATTTAAACAAAATAAAATTTTCTTACAATCCTTATAATGTCAACCGCCTGAGTATATTGGCAGGTTCCGCCGCTATGCAGGACCGTCTATACTGGGAATACTGTACTAACGAAGTAATCCAAACACGTAACAAGACAAAATGCGCTTTAGAACAATTAGGTTTTACTGTCCTGGATTCCAAAACCAATTTTCTGTTTGCCCGCTGCCCGAAAATCAGCGGTGAGGACTATTACAGCAAACTGAAACAGAACGGCATCCTGGTACGGCATTTTGACCAGGAACGGATTCAAGATTTTGTACGTATTACCATTGGCACACCGGCACAAATGGAGCAGTTCCTTCAGGTAACCAAAAGGCTGATGGAGGAGGAAACACAATGAGAAAAGTAACCATAGAACGGAATACAAACGAAACCCAAATTACCATCCAACTAAATCTGGATGGAACGGGACAATACCAGAATCAATCTGGCTGCGGCTTTTTAGATCATATGCTGGATTTATTCACACGGCATGGACGGTTTGATTTACAGGTATCCTGTAAGGGGGATACCTGGATTGATTACCACCACACCACAGAGGATATTGGCATTGCCTTAGGACAAGCCTTTTCCAAAGCGCTGGGTGATATGCGAGGAATCAACCGGTATGGCAGCTTTCTCCTTCCAATGGATGAAACCCTCATGCTGTGCGCTCTGGATTTCAGTGGGCGCAGCTATTTGAATTATGATGTTGCCATCCCAACAGCAAAAGTTGGGGATTTTGATACGGAATTGGTAGAAGAATTTATGCTGGGCTTTGTCCGTGCTGCTGGAACAACCCTGCATTTCAAGCAACTGGCGGGAAGTAATTCCCACCATATAATCGAAGCGATGTTCAAAGCGTTTGGCCGTACCTTAAAACAGGCTGTGGCAATCGACCAACAATATGCGGATGAAATCCCTTCTACAAAAGGATTACTAAAATAAATAGAAAGGAGCCACTTCCATGATTGCAATCATCGACTATGGCGTGGGAAACCTGTTTTCTCTCAGCAGTTCCCTTTCCTATTTAGGGCTGGAGAACACGATTACCCGTGACCCTCAGCAGATAGAACAAGCAGACCATATTATCCTCCCCGGTGTGGGTGCTTTTGCGGACGCCTATCAAAAATTGGAGCAGACCAACCTGATTGATACCATCAAGCAGCAAACCTACAACGGGAAACCACTGCTCGGTATCTGCCTAGGAATGCAGCTCTTATTTGATAAAAGCTATGAATATGGGGAACACAAAGGCTTAGGATTGATCCACGGGGAAGTATGCCCTATTCAAGACGATTTAACACAACCTTTGAAAGTACCCCATATTGGTTGGAACAGCCTGCATTTTCCAAAAGAAAACCCTCTGTTCCAATATAACAAAGAGGGAGATTACGTGTATTACGTCCACTCTTTTTACGCCAAAAACTGCCAGGAGGATACCATTGCTACCTCGGAATATGATATCACCATCACTGGGGCAGTCAATAAAGGCAGCGTGTACGGAACCCAGTTCCATCCAGAAAAAAGCGGCGAGGTTGGTTTAAAAATATTACGGGCATTCGCCGAACTGTAAAACGGAGGTTACCATGGAAATTTTTCCTGCAATAGATTTGAGAAACAGCCAGGTAGTACGGCTTACCCAAGGGGATTACAACAGGATGGATGTTTATTCTTCCAATCCTACGGAGATCGCCCAACAATTCAAACAAAAAGGGGCTACCAACCTACACGTAGTGGATTTGGATGGTGCGAAGGATGGCAAACTGGTCAATTTTAATACCATCCGTTCGATTGTGGAACAAGGCGGATTATTTGTAGAGGTTGGCGGTGGAATCCGTGACGAACAAAGGATTCAGCAATACCTTTCATTGGGGGTCAACCGGGTTATCTTGGGCACTGTCGCCATTACTAATTTTCCTTTTCTGCAACAGATGGTGGAAAAATACAAAGAGAAAATTGCCGTTGGAGTAGATGCGCGGGACGGCTATGTTGCCATCAACGGATGGAAAGAAATCACTGATACCAAATCAGTTGACTTTTGCCAGAAGTTGGCTGATATCGGGGTAAAAACCATAATTTATACCGACATCTCCAAAGATGGGCAGCTTTCTGGGACAAACCTGGAAATCTACCAGGAACTAAGCCAGATAAAAGGATTAGATATTGTGGCTTCCGGCGGCATTTCCTATGAAAAAGAAATTGTTCAATTAAAAAAAATGAATTTATACGCCGCCATTGTAGGCAAGGCGATTTATACCGATACCCTCCAGTTGGACCGTGTCATCCAGCTGGCAAAATAACGGAAAAGGAGGGCATAACATGATTACCAAGCGAATCATCCCCTGTTTGGACGTCCGCAATGGGCGCGTCGTAAAGGGGATTAATTTTGAAGGAATACAGGATGTTTCTTCTCCCGTAGAACTGGCAAAGTTCTACAATGAAAGCGGAGCTGACGAGCTGGTATTCTACGACATTACCGCTTCGGTGGAGGAACGCTCATTATTTACCGATATCCTCACCCAGGTTGCCAGCCAAATTTTTATCCCTCTGACAGTGGGGGGAGGCATCAATACCATTGAGGATTTTGACCGCGTGTTAAAATGCGGCGCGGATAAGGTAAGCGTCAATTCAGGTGCGATCAAAAACCCTAGTCTGATCGCACAGGCGGCAAAAAAATACGGTGACCAATGTGTAGTCTTATCCATGGATGTAAAACGGGTAGATGGAAAGTTCCGCCTGTTTGCCAAAGGAGGACGGGAAGATACCGGTATCGACGCTCTGGAATGGGCGCAGATGGGGGAACAAAACGGCGCCGGGGAACTGGTTGTCAACAGCATTGACACCGACGGAGTAAAGGATGGCTTTGACCTAGAAATGCTGCAAGCTGCGGCTGACCGAGTTTCCATCCCAATCATTGCTTCCGGCGGAGCTGGAAAAATGGAAGATTTCTCGAAACTATTTCACTCCATCCCCAAAGTAGACGCTGGTTTGGCAGCTTCTATCTTCCATTTTAAAGAAATTGCGATTCAAGATTTAAAACAGCACCTCCGTGAAAACGGGGTTGAAGTGCGTATGGTATAAAGGAGAATCATTATGACAAAAATTGAGGACTTAAAGTTTGACGCCAACGGTCTAATCCCCGCTGTTGTACAGGATTATTACACCAAAGCGGTATTAACCGTTGCTTATATGAACCAGGAAAGTTTAAAAATCAGCATGGAAGAAGGCAAAACCTGCTTTTGGAGCAGAAGCCGCCAAGAGTTATGGCGGAAAGGGGAAACCTCCGGAAACTACCAGCATATTGTCACCATCAAGTCCGACTGTGACAATGATGCTTTGGTCGTGGAAGTAGTAAAGGACGGTCCTGCCTGCCATTTAGGGACGGATTCCTGTTTCGAAAATTATCTGTATATCAGCCCGGAAATTAAAGAATTCTCCCTGGACTCCCTCTATGAATTGATTAAGGGAAGAAAAACAGATAAAAAAGAAGGCTCTTATACCACCTATCTGTTTGAAAAGGGAATTGACAAAATCCTGAAGAAAGTCGGGGAAGAATGCACCGAAGTAGTCATTGCTGGAAAAGGTGCGGACAAAAAGGAAACCATTTTTGAGATTGCTGACTTAACCTACCACGTAATGGTATTAATGGTGGAAATGGGAATTTCCCTAAGCGAAATCAAGGATGAACTGGCAAAACGTCATGTGATTGACCATAAGGTAAAACAAGAAAGGATGCAATAATGAAATTTTGCTCCAATGCTCACACCCACACCAATTTTTGTGATGGCAAAAACACAGCGGAAGAAATGGTTCTGGGTGCGATTCAAAAAGGGTTTACCTCATTAGGCTTTTCCGGCCATTCCTACCTGTCATTTGACAGCGGCTGGACCATGAGTGAGGAAGGTACCCAGGCATACTGCCAGGAGATCAACCGGTTAAAGCAAGCTTATCAATCCCAAATTTCCATCTCTTTGGGATTAGAATGGGATGCTTATTCAGATACGGTGGACCGCTCCCAGTTTGACTATATCATTGGTTCTATGCACTATTTGCGTAGCCCTGAAACTGGGATTCCATATACCTTCGAGGATACTCATGAAATGATGGAAGCCTGTCTCAATCAGGGATTCCATGGAGATGTAAAGGCAATGCTCCGTTCCTTTTATGAGCAAATGGGGGAACTCCCCCACTGGATGGATCCGGATATCATTGGGCATTTTGATATTATTACCAAGTTAAACAGAGGGAACCGTTATTTTGATGAGGATTCTCCCGAATATCAAAACATCGCTTTGCAGGGACTAGACAGGGCAATCGAAGCAGGCTGCCTGTTTGAAGTAAATACTGGGGGGATGTACCGGGGATATTGCGATAAACCCTACCCCGCCCCTTTTTTGCTAAAACGTTTGGCGGAAAAAAACGCAAAAGTCATCATCACCAGCGATGCCCACAACCCGGATTCTTTGGATTTTATGTTTCCAGAAATGGCAGAACTTTTAAAATCCTCTGGATTTTCTACCATTTATCAATTAGTTCAAGGAAAATGGACACCAACAAACATAGAATAGAACCGCTCTTTTTTGAGCGGTTTTTATTTTTACCCTGTTCCGTAAAATAAAATTTTTGCTCTACTAAGGAGGGCAAAGTTTTCATTGTAAATATTGAGCAATATAAAATAAGTAAATGATGTATTTGTATGTTTTAATTGGTATAATAATACTTATTTATAGATGGTGGGCTATATGAATAAATGAAATTTCAGTATACCTTGGATTTTTTGCTGAAATAAGCTCTTTTGAAAAAGGAAGATCTGTATGCTAAAAAACAGAAAAAGATTTATCTTCAACAAAAATATAGATATTTTATGAATTTATGAATTTTTATAAATATATTTGTAAACCTTGCTATAAGCATCTCTAAAATAATGACTATTATTTGTAGAACTATTGAATCAATCTCAAAAAAGTGTTAAA
This is a stretch of genomic DNA from Clostridium facile. It encodes these proteins:
- a CDS encoding molybdopterin-binding protein translates to MVAEILCVGTELLLGNICNTNAQYLAKKLAHLGIDVYYQTVVGDNRQRLRSALEIAFTRADLVVMCGGLGPTKDDLTKEVAAEYFGKTLVKDQKAYHWIEEKIGQLHIAMTDSIAKQAYLPTGCIPLYNDVGTAPGCIIERNRKTIVLLPGPPSEMQPMFELCCHQYLNSRSNRVFVSVNLKLKSMQEAPPEIVGEAPVADSISALLDLTNPTVATYAKDDGTLIRITASADNREQGMRLIIPIEQELTRRYSGYIKQRYEE
- the hisG gene encoding ATP phosphoribosyltransferase; the protein is MLNIALPKGRLGDKVYELFSKIGYDCKSIYEDNRKLIFENPENGVRYFLVKPSDVAIYVEHGAADVGVVGKDILLESEPDIYELLDLNLGKCRVAVAAKTDYIEDTDRTLRVATKFVNIAKQYYASLNREIEIIKLNGSIELAPILGLSDVIVDIVETGTTLKENNLKVYNDIVPISARFIANKSSFKFKNDTIEQMLSKLTGELNQ
- a CDS encoding ABC transporter ATP-binding protein is translated as MFQLKRFLRPYLKQTIIGSVAKLVEAILELLLPLLMARIIDVGIHNMDIPYIWKTGILMLGVIIVGLGSATLCQYFASVTCQNVGNDIRRELIQKISQLSYQELDQFGNATLINRLTNDVNQVVMAVAYLIRLVSRAPFLCVGALVMSIYIDPQLSLVFVVLIPIFVLVLVVIMKKTVPLYQNAQRKLDRLGQVLRENLSGVRVIRAFARHEKERERMDEATEQLARANIHVTNLSALMNPITSVVMNAGIIVLLYFGGISVNAGNLTQGSIVALINYVTQILMALIIVANLVVLFTKASASANRINEVLTCDVSVKDQQAERELDPTAPFVEFDHVSFGYNQKEVLEDISFTLPVGNILGVVGTTGSGKSTLINLIPRFYDVNQGEVRFGGKPVKQLAQDYLRSKITIVPQKTVLFSGSIADNIRWGKEDATEQEIIEALKAAQAYDFVKTLNKGIHSQIHEGGKNFSGGQQQRLSIARALVRKPDLLILDDSLSALDYQTDLKLRRSLREYLKNGTIIIVSQRISSVTLADHILVLDDGKLVGHGKHEELLQTCETYQEIYQSQSK
- a CDS encoding ATP phosphoribosyltransferase regulatory subunit, giving the protein MEFTLDTLKKDEQVSLSLRKLYEQFGYKKYKVSKFEAYELYLENKNFLKSEQIITFNDLDGKLLALKPDVTLSIIKNTNANREQTEKLYYIENVYRLSRQNHEYKEINQMGLEYIGDVDLYATLEVIQLAMDSLTAIDPNCILDISHMGFVSGLFDSLSVEHSVKMQLLGCLRSKNLHDLKRIVEQEHISDFYRDKLEKIAALDGEFESTLQAAQELVINDNMQDAVNELKAIYQIISQNQLAQHIRLDFSIIQDIDYYNGIIFQGYVQKSPSAVLSGGRYDNLLKKFNRDAGAIGFALYLDELSRYYPVAMDYDVDTFVLYQNDADCNILSQQINKLVSSGERVRAGKQIPADLRYKKLMKINGDILEEVDSRA
- a CDS encoding ABC transporter ATP-binding protein codes for the protein MKNFRRLLGYAKKYWFQILLALVCALVSSLGVVAATYLNGVAIDYIHGPGAVDFPGLIQILIGLGAIYVISSLFQWFISRYANKVSYLVVRDMRRDTFHNLNLQPLSYYDNHPHGDIISRFTNDLDSVSDAMAVSITNAFSGIVTLISAVAFMFYLNVTITVTILVLTPICLIVAYFITKFSQKTFTRQQQSVGELSSFAAEIVGNQKIVKAFGREGLECEEFNNISDRLRKTATHAMFASAMVNPSTRFVNNICYIAVGIAGGIIAVTQGVSVGIISSFLIYSAQFAKPFNEISGITAQLQTAFASLERIFAVIDAPPQTSDIPDAMELHDCKGHVCFDHVSFSYRSDQKLIQDFCFEAKPGQTIAIVGPTGCGKTTLVNLLMRFYEVTDGAILIDGIDTRRITRDSLRQSFGMVLQDTWLMGGSIRENLTYGKPDATQEEIEQAAKAAHAHGFITRLKYGYDTVVSQEGGQLSQGQRQLLTIARAMLADPEMLILDEATSSIDTLTEIRIQKAFLKLMEGRTSFVIAHRLSTIVNADQILVMNQGNIVEQGTHTQLLEKKGFYYELYNSQYANS